GGCGGTAGAAGAAGGGTTCGGTGCAGCCGAGCCGATAGCCGTGACGGATGGCGCGGCGCATGATGCGGCGCAGCACATAGCCGCGCCCCTCGTTGCCGGGGGTCACACCGTCGGTGATCAGGAAGGCGGTGGAGCGGCTGTGGTCGGCGATGACCCGCAGCGATTTGTCGGCCCGGTCGGTGCAGCCGGTTACCGTAGCGGCGGCGTCGATCAGGTTGATGAAGAGGTCGATGTCATAGTTGCTGTGCACGCCCTGTATGACGGCCGCCAGGCGCTCCAGGCCCATGCCGGTGTCCACCGAGGGGCGCGGCAGGGGGGTCAGGCCGCCGTCCGCGGCCCGGTTGAACTGCATGAAGACCAGGTTCCAGATCTCCACATAGCGATCCCCGTCGGCGTCCGGTGAGCCGGGCGGGCCGCCGGGGACGGCGGCGCCGTGGTCATAGAAGATCTCGGAGCAGGGGCCGCAGGGGCCGGTCTCGCCCATGGACCAGAAGTTGTCCGCGGCGCCGCAGCGCGAAAAGCGGGCCGGGTCCACCCCGATCTCGTCGAGCCAGATGGCGGCGGCCTCGTCGTCCTCGGTGAAGACCGTGACCCACAGGCGCGCGGGCGGCAGGCCCAGCACCCGGGTCAGGTAGTCCCAGGCGTAGCCGATCGCCTCGCGCTTGAAATAGTCGCCGAAGCTGAAATTGCCCAGCATCTCGAAGAAGGTGTGGTGCCGCGCGGTGTAGCCCACGTTTTCCAGGTCATTGTGCTTGCCGCCCGCGCGCACGCAGCGCTGGGAGGTGACGGCACGATTGTAGGCGCGGCGCTCGCGGCCCAGGAAGCAGTCCTTGAATTGGACCATGCCGGCATTGGTGAACAGGAGCGTCGGGTCATCGGCGGGGATCAGGGAGCTGGAGGCGACCGGCTGATGCCCGCGTTGCGCGAAATAGTCGATAAAGCCTGCTCGCAGTTCGGCACTGGTGATCATGGGAAATACTCGGATGGGCCGCGGATCGGCGGCGGTCAATCGTGCCGCCGCAACTGGCGGTGGATCATTTCGGGCGGAAAGCCGCGCTGTTGCAGGAAGCGGCCGCGGCGGCCGATCTCGGTATGATCGGTCGGCGGGGTCGGGCCGAAGCGCCGATCGTGGACGGCGGCCAGCAGCGCCGGCCATTCTTCGTTCATCGCCTCAAGGTAGGGGTCGATGGCCGTGTCCGAAAGGCCCTTGTCACGCAGCTCCGCGTGGATGCGCAGGGGGCCGAAGCCCTTGCCCACCCGTTCCGCGACATAGCTTTCGGCCAGCCGCGCCTCGTCGATCGCGCCCTGCGCGGCCAGCCCGGACAGCACCGGGTCGATCTGATCCGCTGGGTAGCCGCGCATCTGGAGCTTGCGCACCAGCTCCAGCCGGGAGTGCTCGCGGGTGGCCAGCAGCCGCAACGCGAGGCGCTCGATCGCGGCGGCGGGGTCGGGGTCGGCCATCCTTAGAGGCTCAGGCGTCGAGGTCCGGGGCCGGCCCGGCGGGCTCGGCCAGGTCCGGGGCCGGAGCCTCATCCGCCGCTTGCGGGAGCAGTTTCTCGCGGATACGCGCCTCAATGGCCTTCGCCAGTTCCGGGTTCTCCTTGAGATAGACCCGCGCGTTGTCCTTCCCCTGCCCGACCCGGTTGCCGCCGTAGCTGTACCAGGCCCCGGACTTGTCGATGATGCCGGCGGCGACGCCTAAGTCGACGATCTCGCCCTCCCGCGAGATCCCCTCGCCATAGAGGATGTCGAACTCCGCCTGCTTGAAGGGCGGGGCGACCTTGTTCTTCACCACCTTGACCTTGGTCTCGCTGCCGATGACCTCCTCACCCTTCTTGATGCTGCCGGTGCGGCGGATGTCCAGGCGCACCGAGGCATAGAATTTCAGCGCGTTGCCGCCGGTGGTGGTCTCCGGCGAGCCGAACATGACGCCGATCTTCATGCGGATCTGATTGATGAAGATGACGAGACAATTGGAGCGCTTGATGTTGCCGGTGAGCTTGCGCAGGGCCTGCGACATGAGGCGCGCCTGCAGCCCCATGTGGGAGTCGCCCATCTCGCCCTCGATCTCCGCCTTGGGGGTCAGGGCCGCCACCGAGTCCACCACCACGATGTCCACGGCGTTGGAGCGCACCAGCATGTCGGTGATCTCCAGCGCCTGCTCGCCGGTATCGGGCTGGGAGACCAGCAGGTCGTTCATGTTGACGCCGAGCTTCTGCGCATAGCCCGGATCGAGCGCGTGTTCCGCGTCCACGAAGGCCGCGACCCCGCCGAACTTCTGGGTCTCCGCGATCACATGCAGGGTCAGGGTCGTCTTGCCGGACGACTCGGGGCCGTAGATCTCGACCACCCGGCCCTTGGGCAGGCCGCCGATGCCGAGCGCAAGATCGAGCCCCAGCGAGCCGGTGGAGATCACCTCGATGTTGCGCGCGGCGCTGACATCGCCCATGCGCATGACCGACCCCTTACCGAACTGCTTTTCGATCTGGGTCAGGGCGGCGGCGAGGGCCTTCTTGCGGTTTTCGTCCATCGGGTCTCCATGGGTCCGGTCCGGGGCGCGCGCCCGGTCGGGCGTGCGGCATTGGGGTTCCCGGGTTGCGATAACGCAAGATTATCGCACAGGCGATCGGCGCCGGACACCGGTTGCGCCGCGGCGGGTCGAATCGGGCCGCGGTGCTGATGTCGCAGGGTCCGCTGCGCGGACCGCCGACCGCGTGCTCAGGCAGATAGCCAAGTCCACGATCAACAGCTTAGAATCAGACCCAGCCCAACCCTCCCGAGGCACCGCAGGACCAGCACCATGTCCACCCAAGCCCAAG
The DNA window shown above is from Candidatus Thiodictyon syntrophicum and carries:
- a CDS encoding regulatory protein RecX yields the protein MADPDPAAAIERLALRLLATREHSRLELVRKLQMRGYPADQIDPVLSGLAAQGAIDEARLAESYVAERVGKGFGPLRIHAELRDKGLSDTAIDPYLEAMNEEWPALLAAVHDRRFGPTPPTDHTEIGRRGRFLQQRGFPPEMIHRQLRRHD
- the recA gene encoding recombinase RecA, with product MDENRKKALAAALTQIEKQFGKGSVMRMGDVSAARNIEVISTGSLGLDLALGIGGLPKGRVVEIYGPESSGKTTLTLHVIAETQKFGGVAAFVDAEHALDPGYAQKLGVNMNDLLVSQPDTGEQALEITDMLVRSNAVDIVVVDSVAALTPKAEIEGEMGDSHMGLQARLMSQALRKLTGNIKRSNCLVIFINQIRMKIGVMFGSPETTTGGNALKFYASVRLDIRRTGSIKKGEEVIGSETKVKVVKNKVAPPFKQAEFDILYGEGISREGEIVDLGVAAGIIDKSGAWYSYGGNRVGQGKDNARVYLKENPELAKAIEARIREKLLPQAADEAPAPDLAEPAGPAPDLDA
- a CDS encoding Uma2 family endonuclease encodes the protein MTDPLPNCFSIWVRAAARAFLRFSSIGSPWVRSGARARSGVRHWGSRVAITQDYRTGDRRRTPVAPRRVESGRGADVAGSAARTADRVLRQIAKSTINSLESDPAQPSRGTAGPAPCPPKPKSRGAEPDEGYIFGSPDAERPHLAIEVVWTSGRIDKLAIYRKLGVAEVWYWRRGRIQPYGLRGERYVPLTTSEVLPGLDLELLMSFLDRPTTFEAIRGYREALRFAP